The following are encoded in a window of Brachyhypopomus gauderio isolate BG-103 chromosome 18, BGAUD_0.2, whole genome shotgun sequence genomic DNA:
- the nr5a1b gene encoding steroidogenic factor 1b: MEYSFDVDLEELCPVCGDKVSGYHYGLLTCESCKGFFKRTVQNNKRYTCAESQDCKIDKTQRKRCPFCRFQKCLNVGMRLEAVRADRMRGGRNKFGPMYKRDRALKQQKKALIRASGLKVESTPPLLSPAQTDYSCSGTLPNLPPVSTPKNTHPPSSTMPADYERNLYPAICMPIPSHGPLLSQYPYPSLPGRTIKSEFPDHYASANSPDSAVGYAYVEQTQTVSSPAPPIGLAVPALVLEFVRCEQDELQVRSKISTHLADLQQEQASRDTKPKPLSTFGLMCHIADQTLFSIVEWARSCTFFKELKVGDQMKLLHHCWSELLVLDYISRQVHHGKQDTILLITGQEVELAALLAQAGVTLGELVRGGQELVQRMRDLQLDRREIACFKYLILFNPDVKLLENQVYVENVYEQVSGALLEYTLCVYPQHTDRFSQLLLRLPEVRALSVQAEDYLCYKHLSGDVPCNNLLIEMLHAKRACV, encoded by the exons ATGGAATACAGTTTTGATGTGGACTTGGAGGAGTTGTGTCCGGTGTGCGGGGACAAAGTGTCAGGGTACCACTATGGCTTGCTCACGTGCGAAAGCTGCAAG GGCTTCTTTAAGAGGACTGTGCAGAACAATAAGAGATATACCTGCGCGGAAAGTCAGGACTGTAAAATTGATAAGACGCAGCGGAAACGCTGTCCGTTCTGTCGCTTCCAGAAATGCCTCAACGTCGGCATGCGACTTGAAG CGGTTCGCGCAGACCGGATGCGGGGCGGTCGCAATAAGTTTGGACCAATGTATAAACGAGATCGGGCCTTAAAGCAGCAGAAGAAGGCTTTAATCcgggcgagtgggctaaaggtGGAGTCCACGCCCCCTCTCCTGTCGCCTGCCCAGACAGACTACAGCTGTAGCGGCACACTGCCAAACCTGCCACCTGTGTCCACCCCCAAAAACACCCACCCGCCCTCTTCCACCATGCCTGCTGACTATGAACGGAACCTGTACCCAGCCATCTGCATGCCCATACCCTCGCATGGCCCACTGCTCTCACAGTACCCATACCCATCGTTGCCCGGCCGCACCATCAAATCTGAATTCCCGGACCACTACGCCAGCGCCAACTCACCTGACTCAGCTGTGGGATATGCATATGTTGAGCAGACGCAGACTGTAAGCTCACCAGCACCCCCTATAGGCCTGGCGGTGCCAGCACTGGTGCTGGAGTTTGTGCGCTGTGAGCAGGATGAGCTACAGGTGCGCAGTAAGATCAGCACTCACCTGGCTGACCTGCAGCAGGAGCAGGCCTCGCGTGACACCAAACCCAAACCGCTCTCTACATTTGGCCTGATGTGCCATATTGCAGACCAGACACTGTTCTCCATAGTGGAGTGGGCTCGGAGCTGTACTTTCTTCAAAGAACTCAAG GTGGGTGACCAGATGAAATTACTCCACCACTGTTGGAGTGAGCTACTAGTGCTTGATTACATCTCTAGACAGGTGCATCATGGGAAACAGGATACAATATTGCTCATTACTGGGCAAGAG gtgGAGTTGGCAGCACTGCTAGCTCAGGCTGGTGTGACTCTGGGGGAGCTGGTGCGTGGAGGACAGGAGCTAGTGCAGCGTATGCGGGACCTACAGCTGGACCGCAGAGAGATCGCCTGCTTCAAATACCTCATTCTGTTTAACCCTG ATGTGAAGCTGCTGGAGAACCAGGTGTATGTGGAGAACGTATACGAGCAGGTGAGCGGGGCACTACTGGAGTACACGCTGTGTGTGTATCCGCAACACACCGACCGCTTCAGTCAGCTGCTGCTGCGTCTGCCCGAGGTACGCGCGCTGAGCGTGCAGGCTGAGGACTACCTGTGCTACAAACACCTGAGTGGAGATGTGCCCTGCAACAACCTGCTTATCGAGATGCTGCATGCCAAAAGAGCCtgtgtctga